The DNA window GGCGCGCCCCTCCCGGATCCGCTCCAGGGCGGCGGCGACCTCCTCGTCCGAGGGGATCGTCGATTCGGTCGGGACCTTGAGTCCGCGATAGTCCTTCGGCTCCACGGCCGGCCGGTGCTCGACGACGACCTTGAACGTGATCGGGGATTCCGCCTCGTACTTCAGGTCGTCGAGCTTCGGCTCCCCGACCGGGAGGATCCCCTTCTCCCGGAAGGCCTCGTGCAGCGTGTCGCGCACGAGCGACTCGAGCACCTCGCTCCTCAGCTCGTCGGCGAAGCGCTTCTTCACGATCTCGGCGGGCACCTTCCCCGGACGGAAGCCGGGAAGGCGGACCTGCCGGGCCATGCTCCGGGCGGCCTTCTCGGTCGCGGCGCGGACCTCCTCGAGGGAGATCTCCAGCGACATCGACTTCTTCGTCGGGGACTCTTCAACGTAGGACGTGATGTTCATGAGGGTCTCTCGTTTTCAGCGTGGTGCGGGAGGAGGGACTCGAACCCTCACGGGTCGCCCCACCGGATCCTAAGTCCGGCGCGTATGCCATTCCGCCACTCCCGCGGAGCGGACGCGGACGGGGAAAGGGACGTTACCACAAGGGCCCGGCGTCGCCAGGGAAGCCCCGGAAAGACGAATCGGGGGCCGGCGTTTCCGCCGACCCCCGGATGGTGCTGGTGAGCCGCCAGGGACTCGAACCCCGAACCCAGAGATTAAGAGTCTCTTGCTCTACCAATTGAGCTAGCGGCCCGTAGACCCGCGCCCGGCCGTCCCGGCCGCGGGACGCGCATTATACGAGGGGCGCACCGAAGTTCAAGCCCTTACTCGACCTTGCGGCGGATGAGCTGCTTGATCTCCTGGTTGCCGAGCGGGGAGGTCGCCGACACGATGAGGGCCGCGTTGCCGATCCCGATGTCGGGAAGCGTGGCCGTCACCTTCACGAGGCCGTCGCCCCGGTGACGCCGCGGTACAGGACCTGCGTCGGACCCATGTTCGAGACGACCCGGAGGGTGATGTGCGCGCCCGGAACGGCCCGGTCGGTCAGCGAGGTCGCCGCCCGCACGGAGAGGGCGACGGTCTCGCCGGAGACGAGGTCGCCCCCCTTCATGAGGCCCAGCTCCAGCCGTTCGGAAGCAGCCTCCGCCGCCAGGTACTCGATGATGACCTGGTCGAGCGACCGGTCCATGCCGGCGCTGCTGCCCGGCAGGACGCCGGAAGCGGGTGGTCTGGCCATCGCTCCCGAAGGAGGGGGACTCGAAGGGGGGGCCGAGTCGGCCGGCCGGATCATCGCGCCCGAAGCGGGCGGCCGCGCCATCGCTCCAGAAGCGGGGGGCCGCGCCATCGCGTCCGTCGCGGGCGGGCGCGGGTGTGTCGCCTGGAAGCCCCCGGAATTCGGGCCTCCAGCGAGGATCGCGGCCGCGGCCGCGGCCGCGGCGGGAGAGAGAGCGGTGTCGGTCTTCACGGGGCCCGTCTCGGACGACGGAGCGCTCGACGGGGACGCGTCGAACCGGCCGCGTCGAATCGCCTCGATGATCCGCCGGTGCTGCAGGTCCATCAGCTGCTTGACGGCTTTCTCGTCGGGCTTTCCGTCGACGACGAGGTCGGCGTACGGGCTCCTCTTCGAAAGGAGAATCTGTCCACCCACGTAGACGAGGGACTCGACGATCGGGTTCCCGAGCCCCCGGTCCTCCGTCTGGACGTGGAAGACGCGGTCCCCGTGCCGGATGTCTGTATTGAAGCCCGTGATCACGACAGAACGTTGATTCTAGGGCCGCGAGGCCCCGCGATCTACCGGCGGCTGGCCGGCCGCCTCTTTCGGAGGAGGGGAGCGAGGTGGACACCCGTGGCCGAGTCCGCGACCGCCGCGACCTCCTCGGGGGTCCCCTCGGCGATGACGAGGCCTCCCCGGGCCCCCCCTTCGGGTCCCAGGTCGACGATCCGGTCGGACGTCTTGACGACGTCGAGGTTGTGTTCGATCACGATGACCGTGTTTCCACGTTCGACGAGGGCGTGGAGGACGCCGAGGAGCTTCTTCACGTCGTCGAAGTGAAGGCCGGTCGTCGGCTCGTCGAGGATGTAGAGGGTCCGCCCGGTCGCGCGCTTGGCCAGCTCGCGGGCCAGCTTCACCCGCTGCGCCTCGCCCCCCGAGAGCGTCGTCGCCGGCTGGCCGAGCTTGATGTACCCGAGGCCGACCTCCACGAGCGTCGCGGAGACGTTCCGGATCGACGGGACGTTCGTGAAGACCTCGGCCGCCTGCTCGGCCGTCAGGTCCAGGACCTCGGCGATGTTGAGCCCCTTGTAGCGGACCTCGAGCGTCTCGCGGTTGTACCGGTGCCCGCCGCAGACGTCGCAGGTGACGTAGACGTCGGGGAGGAAGTGCATCTCGATGGCGATCTGCCCGCCGCCGCCGCACGCCTCGCACCGGCCCCCCTTCACGTTGAAGGAGAAGCGCCCCGGACCGTAGCCGCGCATCCGGGCCTCCGGCACCTGGGCCATCAGGTCGCGGATCCCTCCGAACAGGTTCGTGTACGTGGCCGGGTTCGACCGGGGGGTCCGGCCGATCGGCGACTGGTCGATGTCGATCACCTTGTCGACGTGCTCCAGCCCCTCGATCCGGTCGTGCGCCCCCGGTTTCTCGTTCGACTCGTGGAGCGCCCGGGCCGCGGCCCGGTAGAGGATGTCGTTGACCAGGGTCGACTTACCCGACCCGGAGACACCCGTCACCGCCGTCAGGCAGCCGAGCGGGAAAGCGGACGGTGACGTTCTGGAGGTTGTTCGCCCGGGCTCCGACGACCGAGATCGACTTCCCGCTTCCGGCCCTGCGGGAGTCCGGGACCGGGATCGAGAGCTCGCCCGAGAGGTACTTCCCGGTCAGCGAGCGTGGGAACCGGACGAGCTCGGCCGCCTTCCCCTCTCCGACCACCTCGCCGCCGTGGACTCCGGCCCCGGGGCCGAGGTCGACGACACGGTCGGCCGACCGGATCGTCTCCTCGTCGTGCTCGACGACGACGACCGTGTTCCCGAGGTCGCGCATCGCCTTCAGCGTGTCGATCAGCTTGCGGTTGTCCTTCGGGTGGAGGCCGATGGAGGGCTCGTCGAGGACGTAGAGGACCCCCATCAGCTTCGAGCCGATCTGCGTCGCGAGCCGGATCCGCTGCGCCTCACCGCCGGAGAGCGTCGCCGAGCCGCGCCCGAGCGAGAGGTAGCCGATGCCGACGTCGTTCAGGAAGCCGAGGCGGTCCTCGATCTCCTTCAGGATCTTCCCGGCGATCTCCCGCTCGCGCGGCGCCGCGTCGAAGGAGACGAAGAACGCCTTCGCGTCCTCGAGCGTCATCCCCGTCAGCGCGTCGATCGCCCGCCCGCGCACCTTCACGGCGAGGGCTTCCGGCTTCAGGCGCCGGCCGCCGCAGTCGGGGCAGGGGGTGGCCGACATGAACTTCTCCAGCTCCTGCCGCGCCTCCTCGCTCTCGACCTCCTTGTATTTCTCCGTCAGGAGCGGGACGAGCCCCTTGTAGGAGGAGGACCAGACGTACTCCCCCTTCTCCGACTTCCACTTCCACTTGATCTCCTGGTCCTTCGACCCGTGGAGGATCATGTCGCGGACGCTGGCCGGGAGCTTCTTCCAGGGGACGTCCATCGAGAACTTCGCCGCCTTCGAGAGCTGCTCGACCTGCCGGAGGCGCCAGTTCGCCGAGCCGGGCTTCCAGAGGGCGATCGCCCCCTCGTTGATCGAGAGCGACGGGTCGGGGACCAGCCGGTCGGGGTCGACCCGAGGCACCGAACCGAGGCCCGAGCAGGCCGCGCAGGCCCCGTAGGGAGAGTTGAACGAGAAGAGGCGTGGCGTGATCTCGGGAAGCGAGGTCCCGCAGTCGGGGCAGGCGTAGGAGGTCGAGAGGGTCTCCTCGGAGACCGTCGCTCCCTTCTCGCCGACGACCGAGATCGTCACGAGGCCGCTGGCGACCCGCACCGCCGTCTCGAGCGAGTCGGCCAGGCGCCGGCGCGTCTCCTCGTCACGGTGGACGACGAGGCGGTCGACGATGACGTCGATGGAGTGCTTCTTCTGCTTGTCGAGCTCCGGCGGCTCGGCCAGGTCGACCGTCTCGCCGTCGACGCGCGCCCGCACGAAGCCCTTCTTCGCGAACTCGGCCATCTGCCGCCGGTACTCCCCCTTCTTCCCGCGGACGAACGGGGCGAGGACGAGGAAGCGGGTCCCTTCGGGCATCCCGAGGATCCGGTCGGTCATCTGCTGGATCGTCTGGGCGGAGATCTCCCGGCCACAGCTCACGCAGTGGGGCTGGCCGATGGAGGCGAAGAGGAGCCGCAGGTAGTCGTGGATCTCGGTGACCGTGCCGACGGTGGAGCGGGGGTTCTTCGACGTCGTCTTCTGCTCGATGGAGATGGCGGGAGAGAGCCCTTCGATCGAGTCGACGTCGGGCTTCTCCATCTGCTCGAGGAACTGCCGCGCGTAGGCCGAGAGGGACTCGACGTACCGCCGCTGCCCCTCGGCGAAGAGCGTGTCGAAGGCGAGGGACGACTTCCCCGAGCCCGAGACGCCGGTCAGGACGACGAGGGCGTTGCGGGGGATGGACAGGGAGACGTTCTTGAGGTTGTGCTGACGCGCGCCGCGAATGACGATCGAATCCATGACGTGTCTCACTTCCGTCTGGGGGGAAGGGGGCGGATTATGTCCCCCTTCAGGAGATGACATGACCGAGCTGCCGCTGCACCCCGCGGTGATCCACTTTCCCGTGGCGGGCTCGTTCTTCGCCGCGGGGGCGCTCGCGCTCGGCCTCTGGAAGCCCGCCCACCGGCCCGCCGCGCTCTGGGGGGCCGCGCTGCTCCTCGCAGGCACCGTGGCCGGCGGGCTGGCCGCCCTCGTCACCGGGTGGCGCTGGGCCGACCAGCTCGCCTACCTCGCCGGGGGATGGGGGCCGATCCCGGGGCCCAAGGCCGTCGAGGGGCTCGCGCAGCGCCATGCCTTCCTGGCCCTCGCCGCCGTCGCGGCGGCAGCGCTCGCCCTCGGGCTCGTTCTCCTCGCCCGCAGGCGCGAGGGCTCGCCGCTCCTCGCCCTCCTGGCGGCCCTGCTGAGCTGCGCCCTGATGGCCGCCACCGGCCACGTCGGCGGGACGATGGTCCACGCGCCGCCGGAGCCGGGGATGGAGAGCGGCGGGAACCTAGCCGCCCGGCTCCCCGGGCCGTCTTGTCATCCCCGGGGGTGCCTCCGATACTCCGTCCCCATGGAGCTCGCACCGTGAATCCCGCCGCCACGCCGATGGAGTCGCACGAGAAGGGAGCGAACCGGTCCGCTCTCCTCCCGATCGCGCTCACGATCTTCGCCGGGGCCTTCCTGCTCTTCCTCGTGCAGCCCACGGTCGCCAAGATGGTCCTGCCCTGGTTCGGGGGCTCGGCCGCGGTCTGGACCGTCGCGATGCTCTTCTTCCAGCTGCTGCTCCTTTTCGGCTACCTCTACGCGCACGCCATCCAGCGCCTCGGCCGGAACCGCTTCCTCACGCTGCACCTCTCGCTTCTGGCGCTCAGCCTCCTGTCCCTTCCGCTCCTGCCGAGCGTGAGGTGGAAGCCGACGGGTTCCGAAGATCCCACGTCGCTGCTCCTGGGCCTCCTCACCGTCACCGTGGGGCTCCCCTATTTCCTCCTCTCCACGACGGGCCCCCTGATGCAGGCGCGTCTCCATTCGAGCGGCCTGGGAGGGAAGGCGTCCGACGGCGGCCCCTACCGGCTCTACGCCCTTTCGAATCTCGGTTCGCTGCTCGCGCTCCTGTCCTATCCGGTCCTGGTGGAGCCGTACCTGACGACCCGTATGCAGGGCTGGTTCTGGTCTGCCGGCTACATCGTCTTCGTCCTCCTTTCCGGTGCGGTCCTCCTCCTCACCTCGCGCGCCGCCGGCCCCGGCGAAAACCGAACGGCCGCGCCGGAGAACCAGGTCCCGCCGGACACGGAACGCCACAAGGCGGCAGGGAAACGGGAGAAGCCCCGGAAGGAGCGTCGGGAGACAGCTCCTCTGCCGGACACCGCGGGGAGTCCCGTCACGTGGTTCCTCCTCTCCGCCACCGCGGTGACGCTCCTTCTCGGCGTCACGAACCGCATGTCCCAGGACATCGCCGCCATCCCCTTCCTCTGGATCCTCCCGCTCACGCTCTACCTCGTGAGCTTCATCCTCACCTTCGACGCGCGCGGGTGGTATCGGCGGACCTGGTTCCTCGCGCTGCTTCCGCTCGCCATCGCCGCCATGGGCTACGCGCTCATCCCCTGGAAGCTGGGGGAGAAGAGCACGATCGCGATCCTCGCCGGAGGCCTCCTCGTCTGCTGCATGGTCTGCCACGGCGAGATTCACCGCTCGAGGCCGCACCCCGACAAGCTCACCGGCTTCTATCTCGCGATCTCCGCGGGGGGTGCGACCGGCGGTCTCTTCGTCGCCCTTCTCGCCCCACACCTCTTCGCCGAGGGCGACGAGCTGCCGCTCGGCCTCGCGTTCCTGGGGGCTCTCATCCTGGCGACCCTGAGGCGGGATCCCGAGAGCCGCTTCCATCGGGCGCGCTGGCGCCCCGACTGGCTCCTCGCGATCGCCGCGGTCCTCGTCTTCACGTTCCTGGTCGTGTATCGAATGGACGCCGTGCGCAAGTCGTCCCGCGCGCTGGCCCGCAACTTCTACGGGCACGTCCGCGTGGCCGACCGCGTTTCCGGGACGTTCAACGTGCGCGGGATGTTCCACGGCGCCACCAACCACGGGGAACAGATCCTGACCCCCGCACTCTCCAAGGTCCCCACGGCCTACTTCGGCTACTCGTCGGGGGCCGGGATGGCGCTCTCGCGTCTTCTCACGCCCGATGCGCCTCCGCGACACGTGGGTGTCATCGGCCTCGGAACCGGTACCCTGGCGACCTACGGGAGAGCCGGCGACCGGTTCCGCTTCTACGAGATCAACCCCCTCGTCATCGACCTGGCCCGCAGCGAGTTCACGTACCTGGCCCAGTGCAAGGCGGAGGTCAGCGTCGTCCTGGGCGACGCGCGGCTTTCCCTGGAGCGCGAACCGCCGCAGCGATTCGACATCCTCGTCGTCGACGCGTTCTCGGGCGACGCGATTCCCGTTCACCTTCTGACCCTCGAGGCCTTCGAGCTCTACCAGCGCCACCTCGCGCCGGGCGGAATACTGGCGGTCCACTGCTCGAACCGGTTCCTGAACCTCCCCCCCGTCGTCGCCCTGGCGGCGAAGAGCCGCGGGCTGGAGGCGCGCGTGGTGCACAGCCCGGGGAAGCCCGACATGCTCGTGAGGGCCTCGGACTGGGTGCTCGTCGCCTCCGGCTCCGGGTACTTCGCCGACCCGTCGATGCAGGACCTGGCGCAGCCGATCGCAGTCCCCGCCTCCCTGCGCACCTGGACGGACGACTACAGCAACCTGCTTCGCATCATCAAGTAGAGGGGAGATCCCGGCGGGCCGGCCGGTGCGTCAGCGCGCCGTCGAGACGACTTCCGACCTGGCCCGGGAGAGAGCCGCCGTGTCGCGCCGCCACACGCTCCGGCGGGAGCCGCCCACGAACGGAGTCACGAGCCGGCGAAGGACGATGCGAAGGCCCGAGCCCAGCAGGATCGCGGCCCGCGCCCGACGCGCGTACGCGGCACCCCTCCTCCTTCCGGTCCAGAGGAGGAGGTCGCTCCAGAGACGCCCGAGGTCCGCATTCCCGAGGACCGTCCCCTCCTCCTTCGAGGAGATGGTCGCTCCGTGGTGGTGGACGACCCGAAACCCGGGGACGATGCGGACACGCCAGCCTCCGTCCCCGGCGCGAAGACAGAACTCGAGGTCCTGCCCGTAGAACCGGTAGGACGTCTCGAACGGCCCGATCTCGCGCCAGAGGGAAGCTCTCACGGCCATGGCTGCGCCGGAGACCCACGCCACCGCCGCGACCTCCGGAGGGTGGAGCGGCTTCGCCCGGCGCCAGAGCGGCAGACGCCCGAGGGCGGCCGGGGCACCGCTCGCCTGGGCCAGGAGCCAGACCAGGCCCGGTTCAGGGCCCCCGCTCCACTGGGGCGTCCCGTCGGGGTACGTCAGGGCGGCGCCGGCGATCCCGAGGGCCGCCTCCGCCTCGAACGCGTCGAGGACGCTCCCGAGGCTCGAGCCCTCGATCTTCGTGTCGCTGTTGAGGAAGACGAGGAGATCCCCGGTCGCCTCTGCGGCCCCGCGGTTCACCGCCCGCGAGTAGCCGGTCGGCTGTTCGTTCCTGAGAACCCGGACGCCGGACCGGCCCGCCAGCGCTTCCGCCGTCCCGTCGCGGCTGCCGTCGTCCACGACGATCACCTCGAGGTCGACCCCCGCCGGCACGCGCGACGCGAGGACGGCCTCGACGCATTCCGACGTCAGGATGCGGGTGTCGAGCGTCGGTACGACGACGGAGAGGCGGCGGCAGGACGTCACGGCGCCTCCCCGAGAAGCTCCCGGTAGAGCGCCAGCCGCTCCACGGCCGCCTGGGAAGCGGAAGGTTCCGCCCGGTTCCCGCGCAGCGGAGCGAGCTCGAGCTCTCCCGCGAGGAGCCGGCGCAGCGCGCCGTCGACTCCCGCCGCTCCTTCCTCCAGCGGCACCAGGACGCCCCCGCCTTCTGCGTGCACGCGGTCTGCGATCGCGCCGTGCTCGAAGGCGAGGACCGGGACGCCGGCCGCGCGGCACTCGCTCAACGTCAGCGAGAAGGTCTCGGGCCAGACCGACAGGAGCAGGGCGAGGTCGACCCGCTCCTCGCGAAGCCGACGCACGAGGCCTCCGGCGCGATAGTGCCCCCGCACGCGTGCACCGAGACCCTTCGCCCGAAGGAGGAGCCCGGGGTCTCCGCTCCCGTAGATCGACCACCTCACGGGACGGGCCGCGCTGCCGGAGTGACGGCCGAGGAGCTCCTCGAAGACGAGCGCCCCCTTGTGAGGGCGATACGCCCCGACGAAGGCGACGTGGAACGGCTCCTTCCCGCCTCCGGAAGAAGCCGGCGACCCGGTGGACGAGTCCGCCGGAGCCTCTCCGGGCGCAGGTGGAGCAATGACGCGTTCGAGGCGGGATGCCACCCCGAAGAGCGCCGAGTGCTGGCGGCGCAGGAACTCGGAGGGGTATA is part of the Holophagales bacterium genome and encodes:
- a CDS encoding fused MFS/spermidine synthase; this encodes MNPAATPMESHEKGANRSALLPIALTIFAGAFLLFLVQPTVAKMVLPWFGGSAAVWTVAMLFFQLLLLFGYLYAHAIQRLGRNRFLTLHLSLLALSLLSLPLLPSVRWKPTGSEDPTSLLLGLLTVTVGLPYFLLSTTGPLMQARLHSSGLGGKASDGGPYRLYALSNLGSLLALLSYPVLVEPYLTTRMQGWFWSAGYIVFVLLSGAVLLLTSRAAGPGENRTAAPENQVPPDTERHKAAGKREKPRKERRETAPLPDTAGSPVTWFLLSATAVTLLLGVTNRMSQDIAAIPFLWILPLTLYLVSFILTFDARGWYRRTWFLALLPLAIAAMGYALIPWKLGEKSTIAILAGGLLVCCMVCHGEIHRSRPHPDKLTGFYLAISAGGATGGLFVALLAPHLFAEGDELPLGLAFLGALILATLRRDPESRFHRARWRPDWLLAIAAVLVFTFLVVYRMDAVRKSSRALARNFYGHVRVADRVSGTFNVRGMFHGATNHGEQILTPALSKVPTAYFGYSSGAGMALSRLLTPDAPPRHVGVIGLGTGTLATYGRAGDRFRFYEINPLVIDLARSEFTYLAQCKAEVSVVLGDARLSLEREPPQRFDILVVDAFSGDAIPVHLLTLEAFELYQRHLAPGGILAVHCSNRFLNLPPVVALAAKSRGLEARVVHSPGKPDMLVRASDWVLVASGSGYFADPSMQDLAQPIAVPASLRTWTDDYSNLLRIIK
- a CDS encoding glycosyltransferase family 2 protein, which codes for MTSCRRLSVVVPTLDTRILTSECVEAVLASRVPAGVDLEVIVVDDGSRDGTAEALAGRSGVRVLRNEQPTGYSRAVNRGAAEATGDLLVFLNSDTKIEGSSLGSVLDAFEAEAALGIAGAALTYPDGTPQWSGGPEPGLVWLLAQASGAPAALGRLPLWRRAKPLHPPEVAAVAWVSGAAMAVRASLWREIGPFETSYRFYGQDLEFCLRAGDGGWRVRIVPGFRVVHHHGATISSKEEGTVLGNADLGRLWSDLLLWTGRRRGAAYARRARAAILLGSGLRIVLRRLVTPFVGGSRRSVWRRDTAALSRARSEVVSTAR